In Nitrospirota bacterium, the genomic stretch AACCAGTTGCTGAGGCGAGAGTATGAAAAATAATCGAAGAGGTAATAATTCATGATCGAACGATATACACGAAAAGAGATGGGAAAGCTCTGGGAGCCTGAAAACAGGTTCCAGAAATGGCTCGATGTCGAGATCGCGGCCTGTGAAGCCTGGGCCGAGCTCGGCAAGATCCCGAAGGCTGCACTTGCGGTGATAAAGAAGAACGCCGGTTTTGATGTCAGACGCATTGACGAAATAGAGGCAGTGGTGAAGCATGACGTGATCGCGTTTCTCACCTCGGTTGCTGAGAAGGTCGGACCTGAATCCCGGTATGTGCATAAAGGGCTCACCTCTTCTGATATTGTGGACACTGCACAGTCCCTGCTGATGAAAGAAGCTGCGGGCATTATTATCAAGGACCTCAAGGTCCTCATTGCAGTGTTAAAGGAGCAGGCATTTAAATATAAAAACACGGTCTGTATCGGCAGAAGCCATGGCGTGCATGCAGAGCCGATGACCTTTGGCCTGAAATTCACCCTTTGGTATGAAGAGGCGAAAAGGAACCTTGAGAGGATGGAGCGGGCGCGGAAGGTTATCAGTATCGGCAAGTTTTCCGGAGCTGTGGGGACCTTCTCAAACATTCCTGTTGCGATCGAAGAAAAGGTCTGCGCCAGGCTTGGTCTGAAGCCCGAGCCGATTGCGACCCAGGTGGTGCAGAGGGACAGGCATGCTGAATATCTCTCGACCCTTGCGATCATCGCGGCATCCATAGAGAAAATCGTCGTGGAGATCAGACATCTCCAGAGAACAGAAGTGCTTGAGGCAGAGGAGCCTTTTGCAAAAGGCCAGAAAGGGTCATCTGCAATGCCGCATAAGCGCAATCCGGTCGGCTGCGAGAACCTCTCAGGCCTCGCGCGCGTGGTGCGGACTAACGCACTTGCCGCAATGGAAAACGTTGCCCTCTGGCATGAACGGGATATATCACATTCCTCGGTCGAGCGCGTGATCATACCAGACAGTACGATCCTTGTTGACTATATGCTCCACAGACTGACCGGCATCCTGTCAGATCTTCAGGTATATCCTGAACGGATGATGGAGAACCTAAACAGGAGCTACGGCCTGTACAACTCCCAAAATATGCTGATCAGTCTCACGGAAAAGGGCATGACGCGTGAGGATGCATACGCACTGGTGCAGAAGAATGCGATGATGAGCTGGAAGACCAGAAAACAGTTCAAGGCACTACTGGCAAAGGACAAAGAAGTAAAGAAACACCTCTCGTCAAAAGAGCTGAATGACATTTTCGATCTGAAAAACTATTTCAGGAATATTGATTATATTTTTAAGCGCGTATTCGGCAAGGCCTGAGAAGAAAATACATGCCCCTGATATATCGATACAAAACACCTGCTGTTTCTGAAGCAAAGAAGAAAGACCTTCTTGCCCGGGCAAAAAAGGCGATCTCCGGCTCCATCCGGAACATCGAAACAGAGTTCTGTTTTTATATCGATGCCTCAGCACCTCTTACGGCGGATGAGTCGGAACTTCTGCGCTGGCTTTTGAGCGAGACCTTCGAGCCTGACCAGTATTCTGAAGTCAGCTTTTTAACTAATCTCCAATCCTCAGCCCCCAATAGCTGCCTTATCGAGATCGGCCCCCGCATGAACTTTACGACTGCCTGGTCGGCCAATGCTGTTGCCGTATGTCATTCCTGCGGCCTTAATAAGATAACGAGAATGGAGCGGTCCCGCTGCTACTGGATTGAATCAGCAAAGAAATTGGATGCTGCACGCATTGCGAAATTCGCTGAAAGCCTCCATGACCGTATGACAGAGTGTATGTATCCCGAGCAGCTCAAAACTTTTGAAACAGGCATAAGGCCTGAGCCGGTCATATCGATCCCCCTGATAGAGGAAGGCAGGGCAGCGCTTGAGAAGATCAACCGGGAGATGGGGCTGGGCCTCGATGACTGGGACATTGACTATTACTACAATCTCTTTGTGAAGGATATAGGCAGAAACCCGACCAATGTGGAATGCTTTGATCTGAGCCAGTCCAACAGCGAACACTCGCGCCACTGGTTCTTCAGGGGCAGGCTTGTGGTTGACGGCAATGAAGTGCCGGGCAACCTCATGAAGATCATCAAACAGACCCTTGATGCGCGTCCGGGCAATAGTGTCATAGCATTCAAGGACAACTCAAGTGCGATCAGAGGCTATGCGATTGAGACGATAATCCCTGAAAAGCCGGGAAATGTATCCCGATTCAAAAAGGTGAAGCGTGACTATAACATTATTTTTACGGCAGAGACGCATAATTTCCCCAGCGGCGTAGCCCCTTTTCCGGGGGCTGAAACAGGGACTGGCGGCAGGATCAGGGACGTGCAGGCAACAGGGACCGGCTCCCTGTTTATTGCAGGAACTGCTGCCTACTGTGTCGGAAACCTGAACATCCCCGGATATGCGCTGCCGTGGGAAGACAGCTCCTTTGCATACCCGTCAAACCTTGCCAGCCCTCTGGCGATCGAGATCCAGGCGAGCGATGGTGCATCAGACTACGGCAATAAGTTTGGCGAGCCTATGATCCAGGGGTTTACCCGTTCACTCGGCATGAGGCTGCCTGACCATGAGCGGAGAGAATGGCTCAAACCGATCATGTTCACTGCCGGGGTCGGCCAGATGGATGCGAGACATTCGGAAAAGAACGAGCCTGCAAAAGGCATGTTCGTTACCAAGGTGGGCGGACCTGCCTATCGAATCGGCATGGGCGGCGGCGCAGCTTCAAGCATGATCCAGGGACAGAATGTTGCTGAACTTGATTTCAATGCGGTGCAGCGCGGCGATGCCGAGATGGAACAGAAGATGAACAGGGTGATCCGGGCATGTGTTGAGCTTGGCGACCGTAACCCGATCGTGTCCATCCATGACCAGGGCGCAGGTGGAAACTGCAATGTGGTGAAGGAGATCATCTATCCTGCAGGTGCGAAGATAGAGATCAGAAAGGTGCAGCTCGGCGACAATACGCTTTCGGTGCTCGAAATATGGGGCGCGGAGTATCAGGAGCAGAACGCCCTGCTTATCAGCCCTGAGCGGTCAGAGGAGTTTCTCAGCCTCTGCAGAAGGGAGAAGGTCCCCTGTGCATTTATCGGTGAGATATCGGGCGACGGATATATTGTGCTTCACGACGAGACAGACGGCAGCACGCCGGTCAACCTGCACCTCGAAAAGATCTTGGGCAGCATGCCCCAAAAAACGTTTGTCCTCGACCGGATAAAGCGGGAAAGAGTGCCTCTTGCACTGCCTGAAGGGCTTACGGTGAGAGATGCCCTTGACCGTGTGCTCAGGCTTATTTCGGTCGGTTCCAAGAGATTCCTCGCCAGTAAGGTCGACCGGTCAGTTACCGGGCTGATCGCACAGCAGCAGTGCGTCGGTCCTCTCCAGCTTACCGTATCGGATGTTGCAGTCATTGCGCAGAGCCATTTTGGAACGACTGGTGCTGCCATCTCGATCGGCGAGCAGCCGCTGAAAGGCCTCATCGATCCTGCTGCCATGGCAAGGATGTCTGTGGCAGAAGCTGTTACGAATATTATGTGGGCAAAGATAAGCAGCCTTGAGGACATCAAATGCTCTGGCAACTGGATGTGGGCGCCCAAGCTTCCGGGGGAGGGCGCTGATCTGTATGACGCGGCAATTGCGATGCGGGATATCATGATAGGCCTCGGCATTGCAATCGACGGCGGCAAGGACAGCCTCTCCATGGCAGCAAAGGTCACGAATGCTGACGGCACGACCGAGATCGTCAAGTCACCCGGGACGCTGGTCATCTCTGCGTACGCGACCTGTCAGGACATTCAAAAGATCGTAACCCCTGACATAAAGCAGCCGGGCAAGAGCAGGCTCATCTTTATTGATATGAGCAATGGCAGGCACAGGACCGGCGGATCAGCTCTTGCGCAGTGCTATGGCCAGGTCGGCAATGAGTCGCCTGACGTTGATGACGTTGCCATGTTGAAGAACGGTTTTGCTGCGATCCAGGAATGTATCGATAAAGGACTGATATTGTCAGGCCATGACCGGAGCGACGGCGGTCTTGCTGCCACGCTTCTTGAAATGGCCTTTGCAGGCAATTGTGGGATAGAGATAAAAATGACTTCACCTGATGGAGGAGGGGATGCCCTGTCAGTGCTCTTTGCTGAAGAACTCGGCATAGTGATCGAATATCAGCCGAAGCATATGAGGAAGATCAGGAAGATTCTTGAAGAAAAGAACGTCTCGTATCAGCAGATAGGCAGGACAACGCGGAAAAAAGAGATCAGCATCTCGATTGATGGAGAATCCGTGCTGCTTGAAGATATGAGAAGGCTCAGGGGTGTCTGGGAGGAGACGAGTTATCAGTTAGACAGGCTCCAGAGAAATCCTGCATCTGCATGGCAGGAGAAGGAGACTGTCTATAACAGGAAGGGGCAGACGTTCAGTCTTTCTTTTGTTCCAGAGGATACTGCTCAGGAGATTCTGGAACGAAACGGCAAGCCCAAAGTTGCTATTATCCGCGACGAGGGCAGCAACGGAGACCGGGAGATGACCTCAGCCTTTTTCCAGGCAGGGTTCGAGACCTGGGATGTTACCATGACCGATTTTCTTGAGCAGAAGGTGAGCCTTGAGAATTTCAGAGGCGTGGTCTTTGTCGGCGGGTTCAGTTATGCGGACGTGCTCGATTCTGCAAAGGGATGGGCAGGCGTCATACGCTTCAATAAGGAGATCT encodes the following:
- the purL gene encoding phosphoribosylformylglycinamidine synthase — protein: MPLIYRYKTPAVSEAKKKDLLARAKKAISGSIRNIETEFCFYIDASAPLTADESELLRWLLSETFEPDQYSEVSFLTNLQSSAPNSCLIEIGPRMNFTTAWSANAVAVCHSCGLNKITRMERSRCYWIESAKKLDAARIAKFAESLHDRMTECMYPEQLKTFETGIRPEPVISIPLIEEGRAALEKINREMGLGLDDWDIDYYYNLFVKDIGRNPTNVECFDLSQSNSEHSRHWFFRGRLVVDGNEVPGNLMKIIKQTLDARPGNSVIAFKDNSSAIRGYAIETIIPEKPGNVSRFKKVKRDYNIIFTAETHNFPSGVAPFPGAETGTGGRIRDVQATGTGSLFIAGTAAYCVGNLNIPGYALPWEDSSFAYPSNLASPLAIEIQASDGASDYGNKFGEPMIQGFTRSLGMRLPDHERREWLKPIMFTAGVGQMDARHSEKNEPAKGMFVTKVGGPAYRIGMGGGAASSMIQGQNVAELDFNAVQRGDAEMEQKMNRVIRACVELGDRNPIVSIHDQGAGGNCNVVKEIIYPAGAKIEIRKVQLGDNTLSVLEIWGAEYQEQNALLISPERSEEFLSLCRREKVPCAFIGEISGDGYIVLHDETDGSTPVNLHLEKILGSMPQKTFVLDRIKRERVPLALPEGLTVRDALDRVLRLISVGSKRFLASKVDRSVTGLIAQQQCVGPLQLTVSDVAVIAQSHFGTTGAAISIGEQPLKGLIDPAAMARMSVAEAVTNIMWAKISSLEDIKCSGNWMWAPKLPGEGADLYDAAIAMRDIMIGLGIAIDGGKDSLSMAAKVTNADGTTEIVKSPGTLVISAYATCQDIQKIVTPDIKQPGKSRLIFIDMSNGRHRTGGSALAQCYGQVGNESPDVDDVAMLKNGFAAIQECIDKGLILSGHDRSDGGLAATLLEMAFAGNCGIEIKMTSPDGGGDALSVLFAEELGIVIEYQPKHMRKIRKILEEKNVSYQQIGRTTRKKEISISIDGESVLLEDMRRLRGVWEETSYQLDRLQRNPASAWQEKETVYNRKGQTFSLSFVPEDTAQEILERNGKPKVAIIRDEGSNGDREMTSAFFQAGFETWDVTMTDFLEQKVSLENFRGVVFVGGFSYADVLDSAKGWAGVIRFNKEIYQQFQTFYNRPDTFSLGVCNGCQLSALLGWVPWQGIDNEKQPRFIHNTSGRFESRFSSLKILESPSIMLKGMENSVLGVWVAHGEGHAYFPDSSIKERVLREGLAPARYADDNGNPTEVYPFNPNGSPEGIAALCSPDGRHLAIMPHPERVFLKWQWAYMPEQWKRELDASPWLRMFQNARNWCERP
- a CDS encoding adenylosuccinate lyase; the encoded protein is MIERYTRKEMGKLWEPENRFQKWLDVEIAACEAWAELGKIPKAALAVIKKNAGFDVRRIDEIEAVVKHDVIAFLTSVAEKVGPESRYVHKGLTSSDIVDTAQSLLMKEAAGIIIKDLKVLIAVLKEQAFKYKNTVCIGRSHGVHAEPMTFGLKFTLWYEEAKRNLERMERARKVISIGKFSGAVGTFSNIPVAIEEKVCARLGLKPEPIATQVVQRDRHAEYLSTLAIIAASIEKIVVEIRHLQRTEVLEAEEPFAKGQKGSSAMPHKRNPVGCENLSGLARVVRTNALAAMENVALWHERDISHSSVERVIIPDSTILVDYMLHRLTGILSDLQVYPERMMENLNRSYGLYNSQNMLISLTEKGMTREDAYALVQKNAMMSWKTRKQFKALLAKDKEVKKHLSSKELNDIFDLKNYFRNIDYIFKRVFGKA